A window of the Dyadobacter pollutisoli genome harbors these coding sequences:
- a CDS encoding TetR/AcrR family transcriptional regulator yields MLTPLGKLGFDMGILERRIRQKENMRTNILSVALQLVKDEGWQSLSIRKIADAIEYSVPVIYDHFENKEAILFELSLDGFRLLERTLEKNKKKYPDPAERLKAHAEAYWNFAFKNPEYYQLMYGLGMPCSGAGKIKPEFNCFRDFIGEAIEGIVKNKKSTDDETCFKIYAFWSVLHGLISIVMMRCSDIDDSTMNKKVMDDTVEAFIKNL; encoded by the coding sequence TTGCTAACACCGTTAGGTAAACTTGGATTTGATATGGGCATTCTGGAACGAAGAATCAGGCAGAAAGAAAATATGCGGACTAACATTCTGTCAGTTGCATTGCAGCTGGTGAAGGATGAAGGCTGGCAATCCCTGTCGATCCGCAAAATAGCGGATGCTATTGAGTACAGCGTTCCGGTTATTTATGATCATTTTGAAAATAAAGAAGCCATTCTTTTTGAACTTTCTTTGGACGGTTTCAGGTTACTCGAAAGAACGCTGGAAAAAAACAAGAAAAAATACCCTGACCCAGCGGAGCGATTAAAGGCCCATGCGGAGGCGTATTGGAATTTTGCCTTCAAAAATCCCGAATATTACCAGCTCATGTATGGCCTCGGAATGCCTTGTTCAGGAGCCGGAAAGATCAAACCGGAATTCAACTGTTTCCGTGATTTTATCGGAGAAGCTATTGAAGGAATAGTTAAAAATAAAAAATCGACCGACGATGAAACCTGCTTTAAGATTTACGCGTTCTGGTCGGTACTGCACGGTTTGATTTCCATCGTAATGATGCGCTGCTCCGATATTGATGACTCCACTATGAACAAAAAGGTAATGGATGATACCGTAGAGGCATTCATCAAAAATTTATAA
- a CDS encoding sugar phosphate isomerase/epimerase family protein — translation MMLIDRKTFLKEISLMAGVAAVPADLLAASFAKKPQMKLGFVTYLWGKDWDVPTIIKNCTDTRIHGVELRVEHAHKVMPELTASERTEVKKKFADSPVKIVGLGTNQQFDYPDQAKLAASIDRAKEFIRLSADVGGSGVKVKPNALHKDVPVEQTLEQIGKSLHTLAAYAADFGQQLRLEVHGAETQELPNIKKIMEYADHKNAKICWNCNPQDLNGAGFQSNFDLVRQYFGDTIHVRELNRTDYPYPELIANLIKMNYKGWVLLECHTNPDDKVKAMAEQRAVFDRMVV, via the coding sequence ATCATGCTCATAGATAGAAAAACGTTTTTAAAAGAAATATCCCTGATGGCAGGCGTTGCGGCCGTTCCTGCTGATCTACTGGCAGCTTCATTTGCGAAAAAGCCGCAAATGAAGCTGGGTTTTGTGACTTATTTGTGGGGTAAAGATTGGGACGTGCCGACGATCATTAAAAATTGTACTGATACCAGAATTCACGGCGTTGAACTACGTGTGGAGCATGCACATAAGGTAATGCCTGAACTCACAGCCTCAGAAAGGACGGAAGTGAAAAAGAAATTTGCGGATAGTCCGGTGAAAATTGTCGGGTTGGGGACTAACCAGCAATTCGATTATCCTGATCAGGCGAAACTGGCTGCTTCCATTGATCGGGCAAAGGAATTTATCCGGCTGAGCGCGGATGTGGGTGGCTCGGGGGTGAAAGTTAAGCCGAACGCATTGCACAAGGATGTGCCTGTTGAACAGACACTTGAACAAATAGGCAAGTCGCTGCATACACTGGCTGCCTATGCCGCTGATTTTGGCCAGCAGTTGCGGCTTGAAGTACACGGGGCGGAGACACAGGAGTTGCCGAACATTAAGAAGATCATGGAATACGCCGATCACAAGAATGCCAAAATCTGCTGGAACTGTAATCCCCAGGACTTAAATGGCGCGGGTTTTCAGTCCAATTTTGATCTGGTAAGACAGTATTTCGGTGATACGATTCACGTCCGGGAACTTAACAGGACTGATTATCCTTATCCCGAACTGATCGCCAATCTGATCAAAATGAATTACAAAGGCTGGGTACTGCTGGAATGCCACACCAATCCAGACGATAAAGTGAAAGCAATGGCAGAGCAGCGTGCGGTTTTTGATAGAATGGTGGTTTAG
- a CDS encoding efflux transporter outer membrane subunit — MKNKIDLQHFLGFLLLTMVISSCKVTKDYQRPELSLPTQYRNATFADTATVADIEWKNFFPDTTLQRLIETGMTYNYDLQLALKRIDIAQQQVKQARFLQFPRLDLQIAGTYNRPSSNSLNGISASNFLGSKHIENYIAGVNLSWEADIWGKIRRQQQATLGQYLQTYEASKAVKTKLVADIAKGFFNLLMLDKQLEIAKSNLELSNNTLKLTRLLKDAGEATSLSIQQSEAQRESIALLIPQLEQDIIIQENALQILTGQMPNSIARKVSLSDFESDDSLATGVPAALVSRRPDVREAEMSVLIANAALGVAHASMYPSLVISASGGIESFKSSNWFNIPGSLFGIAAGTIARPIFARRQLKTNYEVAKIQREQSVIQFRQSVLNAIGEVSNSLVQTQKLKEQEVIANNQVNILQQAITNAQLLYKSDMANYLEVITAQGNALQAELNLAFIRSQSLVARVDLYRSLGGGWK, encoded by the coding sequence ATGAAAAACAAAATAGATCTTCAACATTTCCTGGGTTTTCTGCTGTTGACAATGGTTATTTCATCTTGCAAAGTAACCAAAGACTACCAGCGACCGGAACTCAGCCTGCCGACGCAGTACCGCAATGCTACCTTCGCCGATACGGCGACGGTGGCTGACATTGAGTGGAAAAATTTCTTCCCGGACACGACGCTGCAAAGGTTGATCGAAACCGGGATGACTTACAACTACGACCTGCAACTGGCTTTAAAACGCATTGACATTGCCCAGCAACAAGTAAAGCAGGCGAGATTTTTACAATTTCCGAGACTGGACTTGCAGATAGCCGGAACTTATAACCGCCCGTCCAGCAACAGTTTGAATGGTATCAGCGCCAGTAATTTCTTGGGTTCCAAACACATTGAAAACTACATTGCCGGTGTAAACCTAAGTTGGGAAGCAGATATTTGGGGTAAGATCCGCAGGCAGCAGCAGGCAACACTGGGCCAGTACCTGCAAACCTATGAAGCGAGTAAAGCCGTGAAAACGAAACTGGTAGCCGATATCGCGAAAGGTTTTTTTAACCTGCTGATGCTGGATAAGCAGCTTGAAATAGCGAAAAGCAATCTCGAATTGAGCAATAACACATTGAAGCTTACGCGGTTACTGAAAGATGCCGGCGAAGCAACCTCGCTATCCATTCAGCAGTCCGAGGCGCAACGTGAATCCATTGCATTACTAATCCCGCAGTTGGAACAAGACATTATCATTCAGGAAAATGCATTGCAGATACTCACCGGCCAGATGCCCAATAGTATCGCACGAAAAGTCAGTTTGTCTGATTTTGAATCGGACGACAGCCTTGCAACCGGCGTACCGGCTGCGCTGGTAAGCCGCCGCCCTGATGTCCGCGAGGCAGAAATGTCGGTGCTGATCGCGAACGCCGCGCTGGGTGTGGCTCATGCGAGCATGTACCCGTCCCTGGTCATTTCCGCGAGCGGTGGTATCGAATCCTTCAAATCGAGCAATTGGTTCAACATTCCGGGTTCTTTGTTCGGAATCGCGGCAGGAACAATTGCGCGCCCGATTTTTGCAAGAAGACAATTGAAAACCAACTACGAGGTTGCCAAAATCCAGCGTGAGCAATCGGTAATCCAGTTCCGCCAGTCGGTACTGAATGCGATTGGCGAAGTTTCCAATTCATTGGTTCAAACGCAGAAACTGAAAGAGCAGGAAGTGATCGCAAATAACCAGGTAAATATCCTGCAACAGGCCATTACCAATGCGCAGCTGCTTTACAAAAGTGACATGGCCAATTACCTGGAAGTGATCACAGCCCAGGGCAATGCATTACAAGCCGAACTGAACCTCGCTTTCATCCGTAGCCAGTCACTGGTAGCAAGGGTGGATTTGTACAGGAGTTTGGGGGGTGGTTGGAAGTGA
- a CDS encoding GNAT family N-acetyltransferase, with protein MISVEVKIETPRLLIREYQAGDLSSIHEYASQPSVVRYETWGPNAYHDTEGFLRDAQNSRNEQPRVTFELGIERKEDGRQIGGCELDISSLDGCAAIMGYIINPLFWNNGYATEVAKALLNYGFEEHNLVVIRGTCDSKNLASQRVLEKSGFILEKVIRHHFVQKGVLRDTCQYMMVRSRYMQYKKEGQGLS; from the coding sequence ATGATTTCTGTGGAAGTAAAGATCGAAACGCCAAGATTATTGATCAGAGAGTACCAGGCGGGGGATTTGTCGTCGATACATGAGTATGCTAGCCAGCCTTCGGTAGTGCGATATGAAACCTGGGGGCCAAACGCCTACCACGACACAGAGGGGTTTCTGAGGGATGCACAAAATTCAAGAAATGAACAGCCGCGTGTCACTTTTGAATTGGGAATTGAGCGAAAAGAGGATGGCCGTCAGATCGGAGGATGCGAACTGGATATCAGCAGCCTGGATGGTTGCGCCGCGATTATGGGGTACATCATCAATCCATTGTTCTGGAATAATGGGTATGCGACCGAGGTTGCCAAGGCGCTTCTGAACTACGGCTTTGAAGAACATAACCTGGTCGTGATCCGCGGTACCTGCGACAGCAAAAATCTCGCTTCGCAACGGGTATTGGAAAAATCAGGCTTCATCCTTGAAAAAGTAATCCGCCACCATTTCGTGCAAAAAGGAGTTCTGAGAGACACCTGCCAGTATATGATGGTAAGGTCGAGGTATATGCAGTACAAAAAAGAGGGTCAGGGATTGTCATGA
- a CDS encoding efflux RND transporter periplasmic adaptor subunit — MKNTHLTSVQRLLVFLLLASVPAVIYSCGSSTANAPAAEMPAQSLPVLTVSDHQVTAHREFTASIEGSRDIEIRPQVDGYLDRISVDEGAYVHKGQVLFHIDARPYLEQLNNATAVLQSAKAALESASINIDKLTPLVANNVVSDVQLKSAKAAQDAAKANVSQAQAAVDAAKINMGYTSIKAPADGYIGTIPFKSGSLVGKGTMEALTVLSETKEIHVYFSMSELDFLQFKDQFPGNTVEQKIKQIPPVELLLADNSIYPQKGKVEIVEGQFDKTMGAINFRATFPNLNGLLRSGNTGKIRIPRELVKSVLIPQESTFELQDKVFVYTLLDSNKVEGRPVTVSDRSGRYYLISKGLKPGEKIVYNGLDRLRDGMAIAPQKMSMDSLLLANPI; from the coding sequence ATGAAAAACACTCATTTAACCTCAGTCCAAAGGCTTCTTGTATTTCTTTTACTTGCCTCAGTGCCCGCTGTCATTTACAGCTGCGGCTCATCCACTGCCAATGCGCCTGCTGCCGAAATGCCAGCACAATCTTTACCCGTCCTGACCGTGAGCGATCACCAGGTAACGGCTCACAGAGAGTTCACCGCCTCCATTGAAGGCAGCCGCGATATCGAAATCCGGCCGCAGGTAGACGGTTACCTGGACAGGATTTCCGTAGACGAGGGCGCTTACGTACATAAGGGACAGGTTTTGTTCCATATCGACGCGCGTCCCTATCTTGAACAACTCAATAACGCTACGGCCGTCCTACAGTCAGCGAAAGCTGCATTGGAAAGTGCTTCTATCAATATCGATAAGCTTACGCCGCTGGTAGCCAACAATGTAGTTTCAGATGTGCAGCTGAAATCTGCAAAAGCCGCTCAAGATGCTGCCAAGGCCAATGTATCCCAGGCACAAGCCGCTGTGGATGCTGCCAAGATCAACATGGGCTATACTTCCATTAAAGCCCCTGCGGATGGTTACATTGGTACTATCCCTTTCAAAAGCGGCAGCTTGGTTGGAAAAGGCACGATGGAAGCACTGACAGTTCTTTCCGAAACGAAAGAGATCCACGTCTATTTCTCGATGAGCGAGCTGGATTTTCTGCAATTTAAAGATCAGTTCCCCGGCAACACGGTTGAGCAAAAGATCAAACAGATTCCTCCTGTCGAGCTTCTGTTGGCTGATAACAGCATTTACCCGCAAAAAGGTAAAGTTGAAATTGTAGAAGGCCAGTTTGACAAAACCATGGGCGCCATCAACTTCCGCGCGACATTCCCGAATTTGAACGGACTGTTGCGTTCAGGCAACACCGGTAAGATCAGGATACCTCGTGAGCTGGTGAAATCGGTGCTCATTCCGCAGGAATCTACTTTCGAATTGCAGGACAAAGTGTTCGTTTACACGCTTCTGGATAGCAACAAGGTAGAGGGCCGCCCGGTAACGGTGTCCGACAGAAGTGGCCGCTACTACCTGATTTCCAAAGGATTGAAGCCCGGCGAAAAGATCGTGTACAATGGCCTGGACAGGCTGAGAGACGGCATGGCCATCGCTCCGCAGAAGATGTCAATGGATAGCCTGCTGTTGGCGAACCCCATCTGA
- a CDS encoding efflux RND transporter permease subunit: MFQKFIERPVLSTVISILILLLGGIALTTLPITKFPDIAPPTVQVTAVYPGANAEVVARAVATPIEEAVNGVENMTYMTSSSNNDGTMALNVYFKQGTDPDIAAVNVQNRVSKAVSQIPQEVVQAGISTQKQQNSIIMFVALSSEDSTYDETFLLNYIKINLVPQLQRIPGVGQAQPFGTRDYSMRIWLKPDRLAAYGLSPQEVTDAIREQSLEAAPGRLGESSKEVFEYVLKYKGKLTQNKEYEDIIIKANSDGSVIRLKDLARVEFGSYTYSSNGKLNGHPSSGVAVFQTAGTNANDILIQAEALLDDFSKSLPKGVKTTIMYNSKDFLDESIGQVRTTLIEAFILVFIVVFIFLQDFRSTLIPAIAVPVAIIGTFFFMQLFGFTINFLTLFALVLAIGIVVDDAIVVVEAVHSKMELTHLAARPATTESMNEISGAIISITLVMAAVFVPVGFMQGPAGVFYRQFAFTLAIAILISALNALTLSPALCALFLKNPHADENGQHQRKGFGARFFAAFNTGFQTMTDKYIKSLQFLIRAKWVTIVGLVIITGSTLWLTQKTPTGFIPTEDQGFLLYALNTPPGSSLDRTSKAMAQVDSIVKSSPIADQRYVVEGMNIISNSNASPYGVGFIRMKPKAERGDVKDFDQIVGMMSQKVRAVNDANAFFFTFPTVDGFGNVSGFEFMLQDRGNGSLEKLSATTNQFLGALMQKKEIAYAFTTFATANPQYLIEIDNAKAKQLNVPVNDLLQTLQIYYGSSFVSDFNRFGKYYRVMAQADASYRADPASLNNIYVKNKEGEMVPANLLVTLKRVFGPETVTRNNLYNAVAINGTPKPGYSTGDAIRAVKETAAEVLPNNYRTEWTGMTREEINAGSQILLIFVLSLVFVYFLLAAQYESYILPFAVIFTIPLGVFGVMLFINLSGIENNIYVQVGLIMLIGLLAKNAILIIEYAVQRRRAGMSIVDSALEASRLRLRPILMTSFAFIVGLIPLMRATGGSALGNRSIGTGAVGGMLTGVIFGIFVIPVLYVIFQYLQEKVGGKPKELANEAVAK, from the coding sequence ATGTTTCAAAAATTTATAGAAAGGCCTGTCCTTTCGACGGTTATCTCCATACTGATATTACTGCTGGGAGGTATCGCGCTGACAACTTTGCCGATTACAAAATTCCCCGACATCGCGCCTCCTACCGTGCAGGTAACGGCCGTATATCCGGGTGCTAATGCCGAGGTAGTGGCCCGTGCGGTCGCGACGCCGATCGAAGAAGCTGTGAATGGGGTGGAAAACATGACTTACATGACTTCCTCGTCCAATAATGACGGTACAATGGCCCTGAATGTTTATTTCAAACAAGGTACCGATCCTGATATTGCAGCTGTAAACGTTCAAAACCGCGTTTCAAAGGCAGTAAGCCAGATCCCGCAGGAAGTAGTACAAGCTGGGATCTCAACACAAAAACAACAGAACAGTATCATTATGTTCGTGGCATTGTCGAGCGAAGACAGCACTTATGATGAGACCTTCTTATTAAACTATATCAAGATCAACCTCGTACCGCAGTTACAGCGTATACCCGGGGTCGGACAGGCGCAACCTTTCGGAACGCGCGATTATTCGATGCGTATCTGGCTCAAACCGGACCGTTTGGCAGCCTACGGATTATCACCTCAGGAAGTTACAGACGCGATTCGTGAGCAAAGCCTTGAAGCCGCACCCGGCCGTCTGGGAGAGAGCAGCAAAGAGGTTTTCGAATATGTGTTGAAATACAAAGGCAAGCTGACCCAGAATAAAGAATATGAAGATATCATTATTAAAGCCAACAGCGACGGTTCGGTAATCCGCCTGAAAGACCTGGCGCGGGTGGAGTTCGGATCCTACACTTACTCTTCCAATGGTAAACTGAATGGCCATCCATCATCCGGTGTGGCCGTTTTCCAGACTGCCGGAACCAATGCGAACGACATTCTGATCCAGGCTGAGGCTTTGCTCGACGATTTTTCCAAATCATTGCCAAAAGGTGTGAAAACGACCATTATGTACAACTCCAAAGACTTTTTGGATGAGTCCATCGGTCAGGTTCGTACTACATTGATCGAAGCGTTTATATTGGTGTTCATTGTCGTGTTCATCTTCTTGCAGGATTTCCGATCTACGCTTATTCCTGCGATTGCAGTGCCTGTGGCCATTATCGGTACGTTTTTCTTCATGCAGTTGTTTGGTTTTACCATCAACTTCCTGACCCTTTTTGCATTGGTACTAGCCATCGGGATTGTCGTCGATGATGCCATTGTCGTCGTCGAGGCGGTGCACTCCAAAATGGAGCTCACACACCTGGCAGCGCGGCCTGCTACCACGGAATCTATGAATGAAATTTCCGGCGCAATTATCTCCATTACGCTGGTAATGGCGGCGGTATTCGTACCGGTCGGGTTTATGCAAGGCCCTGCGGGGGTATTTTACCGGCAGTTCGCATTCACACTCGCCATCGCGATCCTGATCTCAGCATTGAACGCCTTGACGCTCAGTCCCGCATTGTGTGCATTGTTCCTAAAAAACCCGCACGCGGATGAAAATGGTCAACATCAACGCAAAGGGTTCGGAGCAAGGTTCTTTGCCGCGTTCAATACAGGCTTTCAAACGATGACTGATAAGTACATTAAAAGCCTGCAATTCTTGATCCGTGCCAAATGGGTAACCATTGTCGGCCTGGTAATCATCACTGGCTCAACTCTTTGGCTTACTCAAAAAACACCTACCGGCTTTATTCCAACCGAAGACCAGGGCTTTCTCCTGTATGCGCTCAACACGCCTCCGGGCAGCTCGCTCGACCGTACGAGTAAGGCGATGGCGCAGGTGGACAGCATTGTAAAAAGCTCTCCCATCGCCGACCAGCGCTATGTGGTGGAAGGGATGAACATTATTTCCAATTCTAATGCGTCGCCGTATGGTGTAGGTTTTATCAGAATGAAACCCAAGGCAGAACGTGGCGATGTGAAGGATTTTGACCAGATCGTGGGCATGATGTCCCAAAAAGTACGGGCGGTGAATGATGCGAATGCATTCTTTTTCACATTCCCGACGGTGGATGGTTTTGGTAATGTCAGTGGCTTTGAATTTATGTTGCAAGACCGCGGTAATGGTTCTCTCGAAAAACTGAGCGCGACTACCAACCAGTTTTTGGGTGCGCTGATGCAGAAAAAAGAGATCGCGTATGCATTTACCACCTTTGCCACCGCGAATCCGCAGTACCTGATTGAAATCGACAATGCGAAAGCGAAGCAGCTGAATGTGCCTGTAAATGACTTGCTGCAAACGTTGCAGATTTACTATGGTAGCAGTTTTGTTTCCGATTTTAACCGGTTTGGTAAATATTACCGCGTAATGGCCCAGGCTGACGCTTCCTACCGTGCAGATCCGGCGTCGCTGAACAATATATATGTTAAAAACAAAGAGGGCGAAATGGTGCCGGCCAACTTGCTGGTAACACTGAAACGCGTGTTTGGGCCTGAAACCGTTACGAGAAACAACTTGTACAATGCCGTGGCGATCAACGGAACGCCAAAACCTGGTTACAGTACGGGAGACGCGATCCGCGCCGTGAAAGAAACTGCTGCAGAGGTACTTCCCAATAACTACCGTACCGAATGGACCGGTATGACGCGGGAGGAGATCAATGCAGGTTCACAGATCCTGTTGATTTTTGTACTGAGCCTTGTATTCGTGTATTTCCTGCTGGCGGCGCAGTATGAGAGTTACATCCTGCCTTTCGCGGTGATCTTCACCATCCCACTGGGTGTTTTTGGGGTGATGCTGTTTATCAATCTCTCGGGCATTGAAAACAACATTTACGTTCAGGTTGGTCTTATCATGTTGATCGGTCTGTTGGCCAAAAACGCGATCCTGATCATTGAATACGCCGTGCAACGTCGCCGTGCGGGAATGAGCATTGTGGATTCAGCCCTGGAAGCTTCGCGGCTTCGTTTGAGACCAATCCTGATGACCTCATTTGCATTTATCGTAGGCTTGATACCCTTGATGCGCGCCACGGGCGGTTCAGCATTGGGTAACCGCTCCATCGGTACAGGTGCTGTCGGCGGTATGTTGACGGGTGTGATCTTCGGGATTTTCGTGATCCCTGTGCTCTACGTTATTTTTCAATATTTACAAGAAAAAGTCGGCGGAAAGCCTAAGGAACTGGCTAATGAAGCGGTGGCAAAATAA
- a CDS encoding AcvB/VirJ family lysyl-phosphatidylglycerol hydrolase codes for MKKTALCLVVMLWIIQIAQAGTIDSVNYGAFGKIMLYHPAGKPTSVALFVSGDGGWNLGVHDMAKNMVSQGALVLGIDAKHYKKELAKQPGECVYPAADFEQLSLMIQRKYAFSAYLKPILVGYSYGASLVYGVLAQAPANTFKGAIALGFCPDIDINKPLCKGTALLVHAIKANHSYYLDRTPGLTAPFVVLNGINDQTCPYAATSAFLKGLPNAQLVGLNKVGHGFSVNANWLPQFKAAYSKILSAPSFNPVKGAQQKSTKADLAKTNLPLTLLPSPAKNDLPLVFFISGDGGWTSFDQSVSESMVKEGMPVVGLDVQKYFWNKKTPERTAADVSRALAIYMQKWHKTTFVLAGYSFGASVIPFVANRLPADLKLRMDGLCCFSPDEWADFEIHILDMLHLSGDQGDYDVVAEMNKVKTVRPVCIFGGDEDSAARKKLQKDGIKVVTLPGGHHYNNNYTVLAKDLLDNITVNHR; via the coding sequence ATGAAAAAAACAGCTTTGTGTTTGGTAGTAATGTTATGGATCATTCAAATAGCGCAGGCTGGCACTATTGATTCGGTCAATTATGGCGCATTTGGAAAAATCATGTTGTATCATCCTGCGGGAAAACCAACATCTGTTGCATTGTTTGTGTCGGGTGACGGCGGATGGAACCTGGGCGTGCATGACATGGCAAAAAACATGGTAAGTCAGGGAGCGCTGGTACTGGGTATCGATGCCAAACACTATAAAAAAGAACTCGCAAAACAACCTGGTGAATGTGTTTATCCGGCTGCGGATTTTGAACAGCTGAGTTTGATGATACAGCGAAAATATGCGTTTTCAGCTTATTTGAAGCCTATATTGGTTGGCTACTCTTACGGTGCCTCCCTGGTTTACGGAGTTCTGGCACAGGCTCCTGCCAATACTTTCAAGGGCGCCATTGCCCTTGGATTTTGCCCGGATATCGACATTAATAAGCCACTTTGCAAAGGTACCGCCCTGCTCGTTCACGCCATTAAAGCAAATCATTCCTACTATCTTGATCGTACGCCGGGACTGACAGCACCTTTCGTTGTTTTGAATGGTATCAATGATCAAACATGCCCATACGCAGCCACCAGTGCCTTTTTGAAAGGTTTGCCCAATGCACAACTTGTTGGTTTGAACAAGGTAGGACACGGTTTTTCGGTCAATGCGAACTGGCTGCCACAGTTTAAAGCAGCTTACTCCAAAATATTATCTGCTCCTTCTTTCAATCCGGTCAAAGGAGCTCAGCAGAAAAGTACAAAGGCCGATCTTGCCAAAACAAATTTACCGTTGACATTGCTTCCATCGCCTGCAAAGAATGATCTGCCGCTTGTATTCTTTATTTCCGGTGATGGCGGCTGGACGAGTTTTGACCAGTCGGTTTCCGAATCAATGGTGAAGGAAGGCATGCCCGTGGTTGGTTTAGACGTTCAGAAATACTTTTGGAACAAAAAAACACCGGAGCGAACTGCTGCTGATGTGAGTCGCGCACTGGCTATTTATATGCAGAAATGGCATAAGACAACCTTCGTGTTGGCTGGTTATTCCTTCGGGGCTTCCGTGATTCCGTTTGTAGCCAATCGTTTACCTGCCGATTTGAAGCTGAGAATGGACGGCCTATGCTGCTTTTCACCCGACGAGTGGGCTGACTTTGAAATTCACATTCTCGATATGTTGCATTTAAGCGGTGATCAGGGTGATTATGATGTGGTAGCCGAAATGAACAAGGTAAAAACCGTGAGGCCAGTTTGTATTTTCGGGGGGGATGAGGACAGCGCTGCGCGGAAGAAACTGCAAAAAGACGGTATCAAAGTGGTCACGCTACCTGGTGGTCATCATTATAACAACAACTATACGGTTTTGGCCAAAGACCTTTTGGATAATATTACAGTAAACCACCGGTAG